Genomic segment of Arachis stenosperma cultivar V10309 chromosome 4, arast.V10309.gnm1.PFL2, whole genome shotgun sequence:
gtataaaatatatattaattgaattattataatcaagataattttttataatacatATAAGATATTGAAGGtacaattaatatattattattattattattattattattattattattattattattattattattattattatttggtatttatataaatgataaaaaatataaaattattttatatacatTAAATATATTCATAATAAACTTTTTTACAAAACATATTTtagacataaataaaaaaatatttttcatgcCTCGCGCGCATAGATCCATTCACTAATACTACAACATGTCATGTCGACATGCTAATGCAAAAATGTTATATATTTTAGAATAATACGATCATGATAATATTTGGTGATACAATTCTCtagttaataaaaataattatcctATTTagattattcttttttttttgcaattaTTATACGATTGATTTagctaaaaatattttagataaaatcaatcatataatatattaatttagttGGTTAGTTGGTTCACTTAATTGTTTAAATATGTGTTAAAGTTTAAATTTAGCCTTATTTATGCAATAATTTATTAGtcaatgaaaattttttaaatgattcTTGTATCTATAATAAATTAGTCTTTAACCTGTCACGTTAGAAGATAATATAAAcaatcaaaaaatatataataatttttaaatttaactaacttattttttaagagtacattttaaaaatataataacaataaattttttatattttttatatatttaatatattgaaaatacaaaaaacaTTTGTTTTTTCGATaactttttataaatatttttttatagtatttttaactTATATATTAAGAGATAAGTTAGCAAAatcctaatattttttattgtaaggATAATTATTTAGTTTGACCTTAATAATGGGGTGCTTgacaaatttaatttgttaaagaCTATAAgtcaaaaataattaatgattGTGTGCTATGACCCCCTTTTAAAGCATATCCTCCACGTATTCGgtacaaatttaattaatttaataaaaataatgttacatatctaaatttttttatgagtcTCATTTAATCAagttaaataataagatttagaataatattaatcgtaactaatttttgttatattaaattaatttaattagatttaattaataaaaaaatttaaatatgtaatattatttttataataaatatgcCATTAAATATAATGATggatccaaaaaattttaaaaataaagacaaaaatatatatactaaaataaattttgttaaacattattaattatataaagatataaaaattaaaaaaattactaaacacttttattcttataaaaattttttatttctaaaatttaaacttaaaatattttaattaaattatagataACTTGTTAtcttaactaatttttttatacacatttaataataaaaaactgACTTAATTGACacattaataactaaaatatttataatttaaaactagaattatatataaatactagAAAAATTAAATCTGTATATAAaagtatgtttatataaaataatataatcttaatttacaatttttttcttttgtcctttttaaaataattaagtttgttatatattttttaatttaattttgatataatgttAGATGAAAGATTTTATTCATctgtttaattatatattgtaattaaaatattttgtctttactatttttaaaaataaaaaatatattctaaattaataaattaattaatttattttaaaattttatatgtaACACAggtatatatactaaaataaaagataaaaaataagtaataaaaatgaataaattgagaataaaataaaatatataaagttatgaagaaaaatattagattaatacctaaactatgattgtttgaattaaaatttataattgaaaatatcaaaaagaaaaataatgaaattggAAGATACATAGAGTCatagaaaattatataaaaaaaatatggagaatttaaaatttacctTTTGATGAACAGAAGATGACTACTagacaaaaaatagaaaaaaaatgttaaaaatataaaaataaaaaaatttaagagaaTAAAAGAGTGACggtacaaaaattaaatttaattaggttaaataataattaaaataataaaaaataaaaaagttaatttaGAACTTTAAccaattaaatataatttatttgtaatgggatcatttaaaaaaatagagatacattattatatataattattttttttaaaaaatgaaaaccCAGTGGGGGCAAGTGCCCCCTTATGGCTCTTACTAAACGCATATGATTTTACTATATATACATAGACATATACAGGTTCTTTCATACTTTCAATTTTCAACTTTCAAGTACATAGTAAGATGAAGGCTTTCACTTATGTTCTGATCAGTCTCCTTGTTTTTTCCATTGGCATAGGTATCTTTATATCCAATAGACAATGtttaatttttcttatcttCTATGTTTTTGTTTcaagaaataaattttttgtcttttattttttatttttaaaaaagaacaGTTTTacatgttatattttatattgttaaaaatagttaaaaaaaaaagcttatgtttatttctttttaaaaaaaatggaaattcGTTTCTTTAAAAAgcgaatattttataaaatgtttAGAAATATAAAGAAAGTCATTTTTCTTAGACGAAAAAGAATTAccaaaaaagaattaaaagaattGAGGCTGTGTTTGTTTATGATTTTCAGAAAAGTAATTTTGCAATCTGATTCTCTTCATGcagttaaaattatttaaaatttgatgttaatAAAAATAGTCTTTTTGATTCtccaaacaaaaaaataacCGACTGTtatttaaattctaattaatttataaaattataaaaatacggtgaaaagtgattttttcaaccaaaaaaaaactggtttttttaatagaaaaaaaaattataaatttctatttgtttattCTAGTTTAGATTGCACATCCAACTGTCCAAGTAGTAATTGTTTGATGTGTTTTGATGTGGATACGTAGGGAATGAAAGGCTAATGAAAGTAACAGAGTCTGTCTCAAACCATTGTACACAAACACTCAACAGTGAAATATGTGTAGCAGATCACCAGTGCGAAGATATTTGCAAAAACCGTTTTGGAAGGCTAGCAAGTGGGTTTTGCATTAATAGCAAATGTATGTGTCAGTACCCACCTCCATGTCACAATTTGTAGTCCTATGTTTGCAACATTTTCCCTTTGAATAAATGTTTCAATAATGgaaaataaaaagcttaaaatatataaataaatgatGTTTCTATGAatcaattttatttactttcttcttttttttttttctcgttCTTAGTTACTTTTATGAGGTTAAAGAATATTATGAGTAATTATTTATACCCcaaataaaaagtaactaaaaattaatatcGCTTAGAAATGTCAAAGGACAACATTTGgggtgtaattgaaattgaCGTTCAGATACTTGtatttgcatatatatatatatatatatatatatatatatatatatggaatttttattttaataaataaataaattataataataattgaaataaataatttaaaaaatatttactgaaataaatatttctcttatctcgtttatattGTAAATGAGAAAATTTTGCATGTATTTAGTATTTACACGGTAAATAAGATACACGAAATACATGTTATCCCgtgtgtaaacgagatatatgtatttataaataattaaatatagattttgaaaataatagaaaatattaataatttaatttagaccaaactcttaaaaatagaacattttaaataatagtaaaaatagacgattttaacattttaaacaATAAAGAAGATGAATTGTCCATTTAAAATGAGCACGTTAACACATTTACTTTAAAAACACATAAGCACATTtactttaaattatattttaaacttttatgTACTTCCTATTATGTGAAACGTTCTATTTTTAAGAATTtggtctaatttaaattattaatatttttattatttttaaaaattatatatatatatatatatatatatatatatatatatatatatatatcgttTACGAtgcaaacaaaataaataacatatatctcgtttatattgtaaacgagatatataaaaattaaaaaaactacaCATATCTCCTTTATACAATAAACGAGATACGTGCAAAATTATCTATCGTTTACCGTGTAAACGAAATAAGAAAGGagtatttattttagtaaatattttttaaattatttatttcagtaattattataatttatttatttattaaaataaaaaatcctataTATACGTcaaaaaaatgtgaaaaaaataaaagaaaaccgAAGTCATTAATGAAACTAAATGGAGGAATatttaaccaaaaaataaaataagaaataaaaatcaATCACACTTCCACTTCTAAATTTCCATAAACAATAGTATAAAGTATAAACAAAAGCAAATAGTGTGGACAAATATATTACTAGTATATTTAAGAATTGTGAGACACACTTAGAAAACTCCACACCAGCAACTGTTATATTGCTTTGAATCCACTCAACAAAATTGCTCAATTTTTATATGGTGTATTAACTTCTACCTAAATCCTACTACCTGGAAGGCGAAAACTTGAAGCTGCTTCTGCCTACCTTGTCTTTTTGGCTTTAGCcaacttcttctttcttttcttgacaGCCTTGGGGATTTTATTTTTCCGcgcttctctcttctcttccttCACCTTCTTCTTATTCTCTTTTCTAGCCGCTTTCCTGTCTGCAGGCGTCTGTGTATCGCTTTCAGAATATGAATCCACTTCGGAATCACTTTCATCATTTTCATCCTCGTCGGACTCTGAGTCACCATCTGCCTTTGAAAGGCCAGATTTATCATCAGAGTTGATATGTGAAACCTCTGTAGGATTTGATTTCACATGCTGCTTGTCATTTTGCGACGAAGGTTGTGATATTGATAATGCGTGTTTAAGTCCAGTGATGGTCTGATAGTATAAATCGCCGGTGTCCTTCCCACTTGTTATGCGTTGCACATCCTCCTCGGCATTCTTAACATCATCTAGCGTCTTAGGAATGTAAGTCTGTACAGAGAATTCAGGAAATTGAAAATGtaaaaaagaacaaaagaacATCGTGCTGACCAGACTATAAACACGGTTGATTCAAAGACCAAATCTGAACCCCATTTcaattattcaaaataaaaagcaaAACAAGTGAATCAAACTCATATCTATAGATTGACTTAAATATCATACTAATTAAGAAAAGGATCAAGTAAGAAGCTGACATAACAAATCAGTTTACCTGCATAAATACCGAGTCTGCAATCTCATCCTCTACAGATACATCTCCTCTTGCTGAGATTTTTTGTTGCATCTAGAATTTTTTGAGaagcataaaaaaattatttcttgaAGTTGTTCAGAAAATGCAGAGAAATaactaataagaaaaaaaaaagacaaatacCTCTTCCAAATAACCATCCACAGCATCATCAGCAATAGTTGGATCAACAATAAAATCGAACAGTTCTCTTATCGTCATGACAGCCACACCATGCTTTTTAAAGAAGTCCTGCAAACCAACATGACAAAAACTACTTAATCACACCTTTACCTCATTATCCCCATTACAGAGATATAAAAAACAGAACAAGAAATCAATCATTTATTGCTACAAGTGCTTACTGATATATGAATACAATCTTCACGCAAGAAATCGAGGGCATGAGGATGGTCAGGATCAACAGCTTGAGAAACATCAATAATATACAAGTGACCCTAACAAATAGAGAACAACCATATTAGCTATTGACAGAGGCATTTAATCAATGAAATATAAACAGGTGAAGAGGAGATCACCTCAAAATAAAGTATATTATATTCGCTGAGGTCACCATGAACCAATTTGCACTTTTGATACAATGTCCGCATTGCAATAATCATCTGTAAAACAAATCCTCGtataatttcaaattaaaacctTGGTAGCACAGAAGAGCCTAATGCCCTtagaatactaaaaaaaaatgtGCAACAGTATTTCCATTAAGGATCCCTAAAATAATACTCAAAACTGTCGACTCACTGACTCTATTATTGACTTCACACCAAAGCATCTTTAAGGTATAATCTTTAAGAATTGAGATATCAGCTAAAAGGCCAAGTTCTAAATTATATCATGCAAGCATCACAATATACTATTGTAGTAATTTGACACACCTCAAGATAGCCTTCACGTAACTTGTCTAAAGATAAGTTTGCATCTTTAAGACGAGGGGCAGCCCAACCAGCCTTTCCtgtgaaaaatgaaaaaataaactCAGAAATTCAATTGAAATTGTACTTATGTTTCTTATGAATGATCAATATTGGGGGCAATTACAATCAATTCCAACTTCGATATATGTGACAAAAATTAGTGAACAACTGCCTcgctttcttttcttccttttctctcttttcttataCCAGATAATGAACAGCAGATGGATGAAAGCACTGTATCAAATATGTGCACAGAATTACATTGATCACAGTATGGGGACGTTTTGTGAATGTGGAGAATAAAAGCAGTACCTATAAATTCCATAACCAAAACATGCAGCCTCAGAAGAAGAGGTGTAGGGCACCTAAGTCCTGCTGCCTTTAGCCTGCAATTCAATTTGGGAAGAGATGAGAGAAGGAAATAATTAAGGTTAGGTATGCATGGATCCAAACTATCTGATACAGATTTactggaaaaataaaagaaaaggtaaAGTAAAAGCTTTAAAAAATTGAAGCACATGGGACTGGCCCTCTAAGGCTCTAACACACATAAAGATTTACTAGGTTCATTTCAGTTTATTCTATCAGACATACATCAAATCCATAAAAGATCTTTGAACTGTAACAAATTATTATTACTCTAGTACCTGGTTAAGTAACTGCCATAAACCCAAATAATTTtaaactgttttttttttttttttgatagaAAAAACAAGATGAATGTTCGTAGCACTTCATGCATAGTGTAAAGGTAAAAGGATTAATGACAAAAAAACCTGTAAAGAACATTTGACTGAGAAACATGTGTACAGTTTACCTTCTTTTCCAATTATTTTGATTatccaatttaattttttacatgaaTTTTTCATAGCACTTCTTTTAGTAAAGTTCATAACCAACCCAACAGGGAAACAAACAGGGGGGAGAAAAGGAAGCAAACCTCATAAGATTCCTCATTTCTTTCTCTGCCCATGTTTTTACCATTTTCCTGGGATTATGCCTGCAGTATCCATTTCTAAAACGGTAGTCTCCTTGCACATATCTATCTCTATCCCTGATATCATTCAGAGAATAAAGTTCagtttatataattaataaaaatgcaACTTTGAACGATGTAACACTCGTTATACTTACTTAAAAACCAGAATGGATGTTTTGTATACTTTAATTGCAAGTTCTTGACCATCAGATTTGGTTGCATGATAAACATTTGCCTTTAGAACAAATAAAAAGGAAGAAACGAACTCAATATGACATATAACTAATTGTCAAAACAGAATAGTCTGAGACATCATCTTGGAACCTAAACCATGATGTTCAGAAACaggaaaacacaaaataaaagtTTCTGGTGCACCACATACTTCCTTTCCAGTTGAAATGCATCCATTGATATCATGAAACACACCTCGGTTAAGCATTTTGAACAAAACCATGCGCGTTCTAGGATCAATTGCCTAGGAAAACCAGAGTTAGTTGCATAGTAATAATTATATTTGGCAAACAGACAAGTTTAAGAGTGATTAGGGTAGTATCACCTGCTCAACAGTGGCGCGGTCTGCCTTATCAGTAGTTTTAGTTTTACCAATGGCCATCTCTCGAACACTACCA
This window contains:
- the LOC130973046 gene encoding uncharacterized protein LOC130973046; the protein is MENQRHQEREPEEQVVVVDEVDDDDDDEEEESFSSDSEIGDALDWLDSKDDDDVVDASFSLNSRRPNAHGGHHHAAVNSSTLQPLSNRNQKFTHHIRASPLEEWEGRMNVGMSNSVSTAIRGSVREMAIGKTKTTDKADRATVEQAIDPRTRMVLFKMLNRGVFHDINGCISTGKEANVYHATKSDGQELAIKVYKTSILVFKDRDRYVQGDYRFRNGYCRHNPRKMVKTWAEKEMRNLMRLKAAGLRCPTPLLLRLHVLVMEFIGKAGWAAPRLKDANLSLDKLREGYLEMIIAMRTLYQKCKLVHGDLSEYNILYFEGHLYIIDVSQAVDPDHPHALDFLREDCIHISDFFKKHGVAVMTIRELFDFIVDPTIADDAVDGYLEEMQQKISARGDVSVEDEIADSVFMQTYIPKTLDDVKNAEEDVQRITSGKDTGDLYYQTITGLKHALSISQPSSQNDKQHVKSNPTEVSHINSDDKSGLSKADGDSESDEDENDESDSEVDSYSESDTQTPADRKAARKENKKKVKEEKREARKNKIPKAVKKRKKKLAKAKKTR